Genomic DNA from Roseburia intestinalis L1-82:
GACTCCTGCCAGTACAGCCCATGTTTGTGCGTTCAAATAGATTTTGCTTCCGGCGCTGTCCTGCGTTCCTACGTTTCCCTTGCTGCTTAAGGCCCTAGCATACCATTTCCCATCCCATGCATAGCGGTTGATATCTTCCTTCAGCTGTTCATATTCCTTCTCCAGAAATCCGGCATATTGTGTATCCCCCGCATACTCCATCATTCTCTTTAATTCTCTCAGAGCCAGACAGAACTGGTGGGACAGCATCACAGACTCTGCCTCCGGATCATCCGTAATATTTAAGGCGTCATTCCAGTCGGCGAAATAAATCTTCACCAAACCATGCTCCCCTTTATCAAGAATTAAGCGATTAACCGCAGCCTTTACATGTTCCAGCACGGATGCTTTGCCGCCGTCCTGCCATTCAATCTCCGTATCAAGAATTGACAGATCTCCCGTCTCCTTGATCAGTTCGCACACCGCCCAGATGATCCAGAATGGTTGGTCTGAATAACGCATATCATCATAGGGATACCATGTAAGCACTCCGTGCCCGTCCTGGAACTGATGGCGCAGACATTCCAGGATTTCTTCTTTTGCTTTCTCCTGACGGTAATTCAACAGCGCTACAGAAATCTGCAGGTTGTCACGGACACCTTTCTTTCCTACGATACAGAAATCTGCCTGCTTTTTTACCCAGTTGTTCATCATATGATTAATCTTTTGGTCCGGTGTTTTCACAGACAAAGAGCTAATCTTCTCATAGTTATACGCCTCCGACTCTGCGAACTCCCGTTCTGTGGATTCTGCATCTGCATACCGTTTTACTGCACTGCATGCCTCTTCACAGGAAGAGCTGATCCCGAATACCACCTGAATCTCTTTCTCCTCTCCCGGCATCAGCGTGATCTTATGCTGCAGCACCCCGCCAAGAATGAACAGCGAGGCTTCGGAATTTGTACAGTCTTTTCCATTCACGACAATATCCGGTCGCTGGAACAGGGCGCAGGTCGATGCATCCGGAAGTGTCAGTGTACTTGTGGAACCGCAGAACTTCGTCAGGTCACCGTCCCATGCATAAACCGGCTCGGATGAGGCCAGAAACCCATGATACAGTTCATGGGGCGCGAAGGGATGGGCGGAATCACAGTAGATTCCGTTCAGTTCCCGTTTGAATTCTGTCTTCATGCAGCGGTACATTTCGTAGTATCTGGGATAAGAGAAGCCTTCCAGATAGAAACTGACCGCAGAGAACATGCTTAACCTTTTCTCTTGCTCTGCTGTATTGCGAAGTTTCAGT
This window encodes:
- a CDS encoding GH36-type glycosyl hydrolase domain-containing protein, with amino-acid sequence MNSELKKSAQNGLYEFAPDGNGCRIYHAETPRYWYNYLWNEDRYCAQISQVGHGRSYYLSEKADMCMINRDDARYVYLRDDADGTCWNIGKGPLNTEVEDYCCTHSIGHTQICSRKNGIEGSWRIFVPKKGFHEVWTLKLRNTAEQEKRLSMFSAVSFYLEGFSYPRYYEMYRCMKTEFKRELNGIYCDSAHPFAPHELYHGFLASSEPVYAWDGDLTKFCGSTSTLTLPDASTCALFQRPDIVVNGKDCTNSEASLFILGGVLQHKITLMPGEEKEIQVVFGISSSCEEACSAVKRYADAESTEREFAESEAYNYEKISSLSVKTPDQKINHMMNNWVKKQADFCIVGKKGVRDNLQISVALLNYRQEKAKEEILECLRHQFQDGHGVLTWYPYDDMRYSDQPFWIIWAVCELIKETGDLSILDTEIEWQDGGKASVLEHVKAAVNRLILDKGEHGLVKIYFADWNDALNITDDPEAESVMLSHQFCLALRELKRMMEYAGDTQYAGFLEKEYEQLKEDINRYAWDGKWYARALSSKGNVGTQDSAGSKIYLNAQTWAVLAGVADRERLAYVLEAVDSMEQDFGFPLNLPPYPEYDAHVGRMSGMLPGLFENGGVYCHATGFKILMDCCTGRGEKALKTLKKIMPDSEENPSAKSGAEPYVFTNCYSTNPEYYGKSYQSWTTGTSAWCMMGLYEGILGVKRDYEGLRISPCFPEEWEEAEVTRYFRGADYHIIIRNPEHIKNGKAEVYADGSICDSGLIPDYQDAKQHRIDVLIKRG